Below is a window of Salinibacter grassmerensis DNA.
GCCGCCATCGACGCCGAGCGGTGGCTCAGCGAGCACGGCGCGGCTGAGGCCCAGCGCCCTGACGCCGAGCGGCAGCCCGTGGAAGCGTAACGTGTCCCCTTGTTGCGTACCGATGTCCGCCCGCTCGCTTCTTTTTCTTCTCGGGGGCCTCGCCCTCGGCACTAGCCTTGTTTCCGCCTGTACGCCGGGGTCTTCCCACTCTTCCCCGGCGGACACGACGGCAACAGCGGCCCCCCATGGTGCACCGGGGGACTCGTCCGCACGACAGCCGGCGGCGCCCTCCGCCCCCACCGACGCAGGGCCCCGATCGGTGTCGCAACGACTGGCGGACGCGGGTGTGGCGGCCCGTGCCAAGCAGGCTCTCGTCCGGCACCGAACCCTTCGGCGTTTCGACTTCTCCCCGTCGGTCGTGCGAGGCCGCCTCACCCTGCGCGGCGACGTCGACACCCGCGAGCAGTACCGCGAAGCGGAGCGCGTGGTCACGGCCCTGAGTGCCGTTCGCGCGGTCACGAATGAGGTGACCATTGACGGCCGCCCGGCACCCGACACCGATCCATCTTCTTCCGGCAGGGCCTACCACACTGTTCAGCGTGGAGATACACTCTCCGAAATCGCCCGCCGGTACGGGGTGTCGGTGCAACAGCTCCGCAGGCTCAACAGCGGGACCTCCTCTCTACAGCCCGGCGAGCGCATTCGTGTGCGGTAGTTCGACATCTACCTCCACGACTCCCTTTGTCTCTCCCGCACCGAAGAGGGCTCGCGGTCACGTTGCCACACGCACGCAAGACGCGGTCCGCTGGCGAGTCTCGTGCCTGCGTACTGAGCAGTGACGGCCATCTAGGCGCCGGGCAGCCATGGACGCATTGAGCGGCGCCCGGCGCGAGCACACCCCGACCGCCCAGGCTCCTCTCTTGTCCTCCAAACGGGCTTGTCCCCACGGAGAACTCCGGGGCGGTCCTCCATCGGAGCGTCAACGGAATGCGTCCGGCATCGGGGTCCCAAAAACGGTGGGCTCCGTTTTCGCTTTGTGCTCCAGTTCCTATGTTACGGGTCCACCAACCTACCGCAACTGCGTTTTTCGCCTCATGCGCCGCTCCTCACTGCTTCCTCTCTTGCTCTGTGCTCTTCTCCTCGCTGCTCCGTCGGCGCTCGCCCAGAACGGCGACGGCGGCGGCGATCGCCTCACGGGACCGGACTTTGCCCGCAGTCCGGTGACGGCCCAGCACGGCATGGCGGCCACCAGCCAGCCCCTCGCCTCGCAAATTGCCATCGACGTGCTCAAAGAAGGGGGCAGCGCGGTCGACGCGGCCATTGCCGCCAACGCCGCCCTCGGCCTCATGGAGCCCACCGGCAACGGGCTCGGGGGCGACCTCTTCGCCATCGTGCACGACCCGGAGACGGACTCGACGTACGGCCTCAACGCCAGCGGCCGGTCCCCACGGGGCCTCTCCTACGAGGACCTGCAGCGGGAGCTGGGGGAGCGTGACCAGATTCCGCTGCTCGGGCACCTTCCGGTGAGCGTGCCCGGCACTGCCAGTGGATGGGGCAAGCTGCACGAGCGGTTCGGGGAGCTGCCCCTCCGTGAGGACTTGGCGCCCGCCATCGAGTACGCCCGGGACGGCTTTCCGCTCTCACAAGTGATCGCCTACTACTGGCAGGGCAACGTGGAGAGCTTCCGCGAGAACAGCGACCTGATCCCGACGGACAACTGGAGGGAGACCTACCTCATTGAGGGCGAGGACGGAGAGATGCGGGCGCCGGAAGAGGGGGAGATCTTCCGCAACCCAGACCTTGCGGGCACCCTGGAGACAATCGCCGAGAACGGCACCGACGCCTTCTACGAGGGGGAGATCGCCCGGACCATCGCCGACTATGCCGAGCGCACCGGGGGCTACCTGCGGATGGAGGACCTCCGAGAGCACGAGGCCAACTGGGTGGATCCGGTCTCGGTCGACTACCGGGGCGTCGAGGTCTTCGAACTGCCCCCCAACGGCCAGGGCATCGCCGCGCTGCAGATGCTCCAGATCTTGAAGGGCTACGACGTGGCGGACATGGGCCACAACTCCACCGACTACCTCCATGTGCAGGCCGAGGCCAAGAAGCTCGCCTTTGAGGATCGTGCCCGCTTCTATGCCGATCCGGACTTCGCCGACGTGCCGGTGCAAGAGCTCATTTCGGAGGAGTACGGCGCCCGGCGACGCCAGCTGATCGAGATGGACCAGGTGCTGTCCGCGCCGGACGCCGGAAGTCCCCGTGCGGTGGCCACGTCGGATCTAGACCCGACCATGCAGAAGCGTCTCAACAGCGGGGACACGATCTACCTGACCGTCGCAGACTCGAGTGGCATGATGGTCTCACTCATCCAGAGCAACTATGCCGGGATGGGCAGCGGCCTCGTCCCCGACGGCCTCGGATTCATGCTGCAGGACCGCGGCGCCCTCTTCACGATGGAGAAGGGCCACCCCAACGTCTACAAGCCGGGCAAGCGCCCCTTCCACACCATCATTCCTGCCTTCGCCACGAAGGACGGCGAGCCGTTCTTGAGCTTCGGCGTCATGGGCGGCGGGATGCAGCCCCAGGGGCACGTGCAGGTGCTTAGCAACATCGTCGACTTTGGACTCAACGTGCAGGCGGCCAGCGACGCGGCGCGCTACCGGCACTACGGCAGCAGCTCGCCCACCGGCGAGGCCATGGAAGGGCGGGGCACGCTCCGCGTGGAGAGCGGCGTGTCGGAGGATGTGGTGGGCGCCCTCCGGGGTCGGGGACACAGCATGGACGTGGGTGCGGGCGGATACGGGGGCTATCAGGCCATCCGTTGGGACCCGGAGGAGGAGGTCTACTGGGGCGGCACGGAGATGCGAAAAGACGGGTATGTGATCGGATACTGACCACACGGGGCTCTGTGAAGGGCGCGGGCGTGCTCTGCGCCTTGCCTTCTCAGGTTCCCTTCCCAGTGTGGGGACACCCATCGGTCAAGGGACGGGGCCTTCCTCGGTCGAAGACTGGGGGGGCTCGGAAACGCTCTCCGCGGCTTCCAGCCGGCGGAGAAGTTGCCAGCGTGCCCCGGACCCAATCACCAGGAGCACCACGACCACCGTGTACGAGACGGTGGTCAGCTCCTCCACGTCTTCCTGCGGCAGTGCAGGCGGGCGCACCGTCAGCAGCCACTCGGCCAGCACATTTCCCTCCACCACCAACAGCGTCCCAAGAGCCAGAAGAAGCACGACGCGAAGGAGAAGTCCCCACCACAGGTAGCCGCGCAAGACGGGCGCGGCATGCTTCGTATCGTGAACGCGGCCGAGGAGCCGATCGAGCATAGATGGGTACAGCGTTCGCCATAAACGGTGGGGCTTGTGGTCGCAGACGCCTCGACGCATAGACGTGTGTACGCCTAGTCCGCGGAGACGTTGACCTCCATCTCGCGCGGATCCGTCGCGATTCGCTCAGCCACCCCTACGGCGTCAGCGTGAGGGCCTGTGTGCGCCGTCACGCGGAGCGTCTCTCCGTCGACCTCAGCGTGCCACTGCTCCGCGTCCTCGTCGGCGGCCCCCTCGTCCTTGAGAAGAATTGCGTTCCCGTCGACTTCGAGAACCGGGTGGGACGCAACGTACGGTTCGGGGCCTGAATCGTGCTTCACGACGTCCCAGGTATTGGGCGTGGCGACGTAGTAGGTCGGCACGGCCGGCTCCGCCCCGTCCCAGCGGCGCACCCGCCAAAAGCCCGCCCAGTCGGGATGTGCGTCGGTGGGCGCAGAGCCATCCGGGGCGGAATCGGACTCGTCGGGACCTGGGGGCATTGTGGAGAGTGGGATGGTGAACGGGAAAATACACTTCCCGTACGGATCTCCAGAAGTGACAGATTCCCATGTTCTCGTCGGTCACTGTGGGGCCGATGTCCCGCGGGGTTGGAGCACAAACTCGACGTCCCGCGAGACGGTCGTCCCCGTGACCTCGTCGGTCACGCGGACGGTGACCCGCACGTCCTGCGGCTCATCTCGCTCGATCTCAGAAAGGTCGAGCAGAATCGCCTCCTCGGTGCGACGGTCAGTGCCCGCCATCGTCATTTCGGTGCTGGTGCGCTGCGTGTCGGTGCCCCGGAAGATCTCCGTCCAGCCGCGCTTCGTCTCCCCGCTTGCCTCGTAGGCGATCGAATACCGCGTTCGGTCGTCGGCGCCGTAGGCAAGGTGATACAGCTCGAAGGAAAGGAGGAGGGGCGTGTCCCCTGTGAGGGCGCGGAACGGATACGGCGTGGCCTGCTCGGTGGGACGGATGAGGGATTGGGCGCTCGTGTCGGGCAGCGTGAGCACCTTCACGTCACTCATCTCGACCGCCGGGCCTTCGGCGCGGAGCGGCTCGAGCGAGTCGGCGCGGGCGGTGGCCACCCGCCGCTTCGGCCCCAGCCGCTTCCCCTCGGACGCCGATTCGGACGCCCACAACTGGTACTGTCCCCACTGCAGGCCGAGGTGGTACCGGTCCGTGGCCCCCTCCAGGGTGAGGGGCGACGGCACAATCATCCGTGAGTCCGTACCCGGCTGCACCTCCACCGGATACCGACGGCGTGTCCGCTGCGACAGCCGGTGCTCATCGTCGTACTGTGCCGCCGAGACAGCGATCAGGGACGACGAGAGCGAGTTGGCCTCGCCCAATTGCAGCCGAGCGGCCGGCACGCCCCAGTAGACCTCCGTGCGGGTGGTGCCATCCGGGTCGAGGAACCGCGCCGTCCGCACCGACACCGGAAGTCGCGCCGTCTCGTCGAGGAGGGTGGTGTGCTGACGAGGCATCGCGTCCTCACGCCGCTCTACTGCCTCCCGGTCTTCACGCTCGGCCCGCCTCACCATGCGGGAGACGAACCGGGTCGGATAGTCGTAGCCGACCGACGGGTTCGAGAAGACGCGCCGGGTCTGCCCGACGCCCGCTCCCACTTTCGTCGACCGCTGGCCAGCCGAACCGGATGCACTGCCGCCGGAACGCTCGGCCGCTCTCGCGGCCGTCGCCTGCATCTCCTGCCAGCTTGCGTAGTTGGCGATCTTCGAGTACCGCGTGCTGAAGTTGATGTGGAACAGGGCCAGCTCCCGGTAGATGGCCCGCATGGCCATGAGGGCGGAATAGGCAATGTTGAGCCCCCGCTCCGTATCCGCGCGCTGCCGAGTCAGGTACCCCGGCATGAGCTCATTGGCTTTCGCCTGCCGGAAGCACTCCGACGTGTTGTCTTCGGCAAACAGGTAGAAGCCAGACTCGTCGATGTGGGTGTACAGCCAGATTTCGCTCTTCGGGAAGCTGGACGGAGGGACGTTCACCCCGAAGCGGTAGACCTCTTGAAAGAACTCCCCGTCCTCGTAGTTGAGGGCGCGCTGCTTGTAAGGGCTCCCAAACCGGAGGTGCACGAGCCCTCGGTCATCGAGCGCGCTGGCCCGCTCGGCACACGCAAAGTTCTTGCGCACCCGCACGAGCCGGGTGAGGTGCTCCTCTAAGCGCTCGTTCGCGTCGGTGGCTGGAAGGGGATCGAGTCCGCGCCACCACTCCACGAGGGCTGCCCCGGCCTCGGGCGCGAAGGTCCACTCTGCGGGAGCCGTGGAGCGATCTTGCTGGATGACACGGGCCAGTGCAGAGTCGGCCATGAGGGGGGCCAACTGCGCCACTCGGCGGCGGGAGAGCGACCGCATGGCCTCCGATGTATCGGTGCCAACCCGACCAAGGAGGGACCGGTAGATGTCGACCGCGTAAGGTCGCTCGCCCCGAAGTTGCCCCGGCGTAAGCCCGCGGAGATACGCGTCGGCGAGGCGGGCGTCGAACTGCCCGCTGTCCCAGAGCGTCCGGAGCCCTACACGCCGCGTCGATTGTGCCTTCTCCGCCTGGTCGGCCTGCTCGTAGGCTTTGCCCAACCAGTAGGCGGCCGCACCGTGGACGGGAGAGACGAGCGCGGAATCGGTGTCCAGCGCCGAACGCAGTAGGGAGACGGCCTCCTCGTGCCGCCCCTCGCGGAGCAGCTCAACCCCCGTTTCGACCTGGGACGTCCCGGACGGGCCCTGAATCTCTGGGATGTCGAGCTGGGCCCGTGCGGGGAGAGAAGCAGCGCACGAGTACAGAAGCATTCCCCCAAGTAGCCCAAATACAAAGCGTGTCACGCGGATGAACGTGGGACCCGAAGGTCGGTGTCGGAGGGAGTGGGGCGAATTGCGCATGACACTGTATGTACTGCGCCGCGCTAAACAGACGGCTTGCGTCCACATGCTACAGGGATTAAGTAAGATGTTCACTGAACCTTTGTCGTTCCCATTATTCGCGTCGCCCACTCTCAGCCGTTACAATTGTGTAGAGGAAGAATCCGTCGAGGGCGGGCGGCGTGTGTTGTTTTCCGATACAACGTTTCCATTGGTGTTCACTCTCGTGTCGCCCTTCACCACGCGCCTCCGGTCTACGACGCGCATTGAGCGCTGGTCACTCGTCAACGCCGTTGCCGTGCTCCTTGCGGCCGTGGGCGCCGTGTGGCTTCGCGCCCTCGCTCCAGTTCTAATCGCGGGCGTGGCGATGCTCGGGGGGCTTGCCAGCATCGAACGGGATCGTTGGACCCCCCGTGGCACATTCGGCGTGGCCAACGGCGTGACTGCGCTTCGGGTAGGCCTGCTGGGCCTGCTCGCCCCCGCGGCGTCCGTCGGCCCGTGGCCCTTCGTCGCGCTGAGTCTTCTCTTTCTAGGCCTCGACGGCCTCGACGGGTGGCTGGCCCGTCGGTATCACCTCTCGTCGTCGTTTGGGGCGTTCTTCGATAAAGAAACCGACGCCCTTTTTCTGCTTCTGCTCTGTGGCCTCGCGGCGTTCCAGGGGATTCTCCCACTCTGGATTTTGGGCGCTGGACTGCTGCGCTACGGGTTCGTGGTGGTTCTCTTTCTCCTTCCGACTCCGCAAAAGACCGAATCTCGATCGTCAATCGCCCGGTACGTGTTCGGGAGCATGGTCGGGGCGCTCCTCGCGTCGTTTCTTTTGCCCCCGAGCCTGTCGCGTCCGCTCGTGGCTGTGGCCACGGCGGCCTTGCTCGTGTCGTTTGGGCAGTCGCTCTGGGGGATCGTTGCTCCGCAGTGGGTGTTGAGGGAATCGTAATCGGAGAAGTGAGACGCGCCGATTCGGGTTCGTCGTTCTCCTCCGGAAGGACCGCACCATGGCAACTCGCTGGCACACGTCGATCTCCGCCCCCGGCCAGGCCTGGGTCTCATTCGTCGGGGCGTGGGGGCTTCTGACGCTGCTCCCCTTCCTTCCGTCCCTCGCGACGCCACGCCCCCGAAGTCCGTATTTTCCCCTCTGCGTGGAGGTGCTGGTACTCGGGACGGCGGTCGTTTACACCCACCGGACACGATGGGCCCGCACCGCTCGCCTCGGAGCGGGCCTTGGCCTCGGGCTCCTGCTGGTGTACCAGGTGTACGACGCGACGGCCTACGTCGCCACACGCCGTAGCGGCATCTTCTACGAGGACCTGCAGTACGTCGACAACCTGATCTACTTCGTGTTCGACCTCTGGTCGTGGCGCGTGGGCGTCTTCGCCCTCCTGGTGGTCGTCGGAATTGGGGGACTTGTGTGGCTCGTGGCGTGGGGCCTCCGGACGGTGGGCCGGACGGCGCAGTATGGAGGCTGCCGGGCGGTCCTGCTAGCCACGCACCTCGCGGCCTGGCCCCTCGTCGCCGTGGTGGGGCCGGCCCTGGAGCTCGGCCCCGTGAACATGACGTACCAGTCGTCGGGCGAGCGGACCCGGGTGCGCACGACGACCACCCGCGCCGTCGCCAATGCCCAGGCCTCGCTGCGCCTCCGAACGATGCTCGACTCGATGCAGACAGCCCCGGTCGATTCGGCCTATGCGGATTACGACACCCTTGCCCTCGACCGGCGCCCCCCAGTCTATCTTCTCATGGTGGAGTCGTACGGGTCGGCCCTCAACACGCATCCGTCGCTTCGTGCTCCATACCGGGCCCTCATGCGACGTACCGACTCGGTCTTCGCCGCGGACGGCTGGCACCGGGCCACCGCCCGGAGCGACATTCCCGTACGGGGCGGGCGGTCGTGGCTTTCCATCGCTTCTCTTCTGACCGGCACACGGGTGGGCCACCAGTTGCTCTTCAACCAATTCCAGACTGCCTCGGACGATTCGACCCGTACGGTGCCCCATCTCGTCCGCTTCTTCAACGGGCAGGGCTACCGCACCGTGGCCCTCCAGCCCTTCACCTTCGAGCGCCCCGGGCTCCCGGTCCGCAACCTCTACGACTTCGACGTTCCCACCTACCGGGACGACCTTAATTACCGGGGCCCTTCCTACAGCCTGGCGGATGCCCCCGACCAGTACAGTCTTCACCACACGCACGAGACGCACCTAGCCCCCTCCAACGACCCATTCTTCCTCTTCTTTGAAACTGTCGATTCGCACTCGCTCTGGAACTACGGCCTGCCGCCCTACCTCGACGACTGGACCCAGTTTAACGAGCACACGGAGGCCGACCGCTCGCCCCACCCCAATTCGGAGTCCTTTCCCCCGGTCTTTCTGCCGGACTCCATCACCGATCCCACCATTTACGACCAGCCCACGCCGTTGCGCTACCTCCGCCACGTGGCCCACGAGATGCGCGTCCTTCGCGAATACCTGATCGAGAAGGCCCCGCCCGGCAGCCTCGTGCTTCTGCTCGGCGACCACCAGCCGCCCCTGATTGACTCGGCGGACCGCACGGTTCCCCTTCACGTGCTGAGCACCGACTCGACGCTGGTCGCGCACGCCCGTCACCATGGCTTTACGAAGGGCCTCCTTCCTGCGCCCGAAAGCTCAACGTTTCGCCAGGAGAGCCTGTACTCGTTCCTCGTCCGCCTGCTGGCCGCCCACGACCGGGGGGCTGTGCCGACGGACACGACCGCCCTCCCGCCGCTGCAGCCGCGGGGGGTGCCGCCGTCCCTGCTGGTGCAGTAGCCATGCCTCAGGGGGCCGCCCCCGCGGCCCGCGCCCGCAGGGTTGCGAGGGCCTCCCGAAACCGGGCCGCCGCCTCGGTCCACGTCGGAAAGTCGCGACTTCGACGCCACGCCGCCCGTCCCCTCTGCGCCCGGGCC
It encodes the following:
- a CDS encoding GWxTD domain-containing protein; its protein translation is MTRFVFGLLGGMLLYSCAASLPARAQLDIPEIQGPSGTSQVETGVELLREGRHEEAVSLLRSALDTDSALVSPVHGAAAYWLGKAYEQADQAEKAQSTRRVGLRTLWDSGQFDARLADAYLRGLTPGQLRGERPYAVDIYRSLLGRVGTDTSEAMRSLSRRRVAQLAPLMADSALARVIQQDRSTAPAEWTFAPEAGAALVEWWRGLDPLPATDANERLEEHLTRLVRVRKNFACAERASALDDRGLVHLRFGSPYKQRALNYEDGEFFQEVYRFGVNVPPSSFPKSEIWLYTHIDESGFYLFAEDNTSECFRQAKANELMPGYLTRQRADTERGLNIAYSALMAMRAIYRELALFHINFSTRYSKIANYASWQEMQATAARAAERSGGSASGSAGQRSTKVGAGVGQTRRVFSNPSVGYDYPTRFVSRMVRRAEREDREAVERREDAMPRQHTTLLDETARLPVSVRTARFLDPDGTTRTEVYWGVPAARLQLGEANSLSSSLIAVSAAQYDDEHRLSQRTRRRYPVEVQPGTDSRMIVPSPLTLEGATDRYHLGLQWGQYQLWASESASEGKRLGPKRRVATARADSLEPLRAEGPAVEMSDVKVLTLPDTSAQSLIRPTEQATPYPFRALTGDTPLLLSFELYHLAYGADDRTRYSIAYEASGETKRGWTEIFRGTDTQRTSTEMTMAGTDRRTEEAILLDLSEIERDEPQDVRVTVRVTDEVTGTTVSRDVEFVLQPRGTSAPQ
- a CDS encoding LysM peptidoglycan-binding domain-containing protein codes for the protein MSQRLADAGVAARAKQALVRHRTLRRFDFSPSVVRGRLTLRGDVDTREQYREAERVVTALSAVRAVTNEVTIDGRPAPDTDPSSSGRAYHTVQRGDTLSEIARRYGVSVQQLRRLNSGTSSLQPGERIRVR
- a CDS encoding CDP-alcohol phosphatidyltransferase family protein, with the translated sequence MFTLVSPFTTRLRSTTRIERWSLVNAVAVLLAAVGAVWLRALAPVLIAGVAMLGGLASIERDRWTPRGTFGVANGVTALRVGLLGLLAPAASVGPWPFVALSLLFLGLDGLDGWLARRYHLSSSFGAFFDKETDALFLLLLCGLAAFQGILPLWILGAGLLRYGFVVVLFLLPTPQKTESRSSIARYVFGSMVGALLASFLLPPSLSRPLVAVATAALLVSFGQSLWGIVAPQWVLRES
- the ggt gene encoding gamma-glutamyltransferase; translation: MRRSSLLPLLLCALLLAAPSALAQNGDGGGDRLTGPDFARSPVTAQHGMAATSQPLASQIAIDVLKEGGSAVDAAIAANAALGLMEPTGNGLGGDLFAIVHDPETDSTYGLNASGRSPRGLSYEDLQRELGERDQIPLLGHLPVSVPGTASGWGKLHERFGELPLREDLAPAIEYARDGFPLSQVIAYYWQGNVESFRENSDLIPTDNWRETYLIEGEDGEMRAPEEGEIFRNPDLAGTLETIAENGTDAFYEGEIARTIADYAERTGGYLRMEDLREHEANWVDPVSVDYRGVEVFELPPNGQGIAALQMLQILKGYDVADMGHNSTDYLHVQAEAKKLAFEDRARFYADPDFADVPVQELISEEYGARRRQLIEMDQVLSAPDAGSPRAVATSDLDPTMQKRLNSGDTIYLTVADSSGMMVSLIQSNYAGMGSGLVPDGLGFMLQDRGALFTMEKGHPNVYKPGKRPFHTIIPAFATKDGEPFLSFGVMGGGMQPQGHVQVLSNIVDFGLNVQAASDAARYRHYGSSSPTGEAMEGRGTLRVESGVSEDVVGALRGRGHSMDVGAGGYGGYQAIRWDPEEEVYWGGTEMRKDGYVIGY